CCTGGTGCCGTCGTGCCGACCATCCCAGCGGTTCCCACCGTGCCAGGCGTGCCGACTGTGCCGGTTCCTGGCGCCGTCGTGCCGACAGTGCCCACTGCGCCGAGTGTGCCGACGGTTCCCACAGTGCCAGGGGTGCCGACGTTGCCGATGCCGTCTGTCCCCGGCGTGCCTAACGTGCCGCTGCCGCCTATGCCGTCCGTCCCCGACCTGCCCAAGGTGCCACTGCCGCCGATGCCGTCCGTCCCTGGCGTGCCCAAGGTGCCACTGCCGCCGGTGCCGTCTGTTCCCGGTGTGCCGGCCGTGCCATAGTTCCTTGCACCTCCACCGTCGACGGACTAGACGTACGTACGTGCCCACATGCACGATTTACGAGTGTAATAAAACTGTAACGTTCCCACCATATGGTTACTTTAACTTTGTAGTATTCGTTTGAGCAGCACTTGTGTCTACGTGCAAGTAAAAAAGAAGTACCCACTTGTGTACGTGTGTGGTATATCTTTTCGATGGGTGCGTGTGGTGTGGAactttttttttctcgaatacgcacgagtgtgtgtATCATCTATTAAGAGAAGAAGGGAAAAAGAACCCCAAAATAGTTTACAGGGCACGGCTACATGACACCCACGTCAACTCCACCTAACTCTACCCGGCACACTACGTGACTACTCGCCCTGCGCCCACCTTAGAGCTGCCTCGATGCCCTGGTGCATATCGTCATCGCCGTGGAGCAGTCCCGCGTCTTTCCATAGCACGTATTCGCTAGCAATTTTCCTCAACAAGTCTCCAAGACATGGAGTCCTGCCATTGAACACAACTTCGTTCCGGTGCTTCCACACCTCCCAGAGGACTAGCAAGCAAGTCGCGCGCCTCGGCCTTGCTCGCTTCTTGGTCAGCCTATCCAGCCCGCTGCGCACGTACCAGTCCGATAGCGTCTCTTCCTGGCGAGGCTCAGCATGCCCCATGCCCAGCGCGGGCAGGACTCGAGTCCACACTTGTCGGATGAAAACGCAGTGCAGAAGCAGGTGGTTTATCGTTTCACCATGTTGATCGCACAGCGGGCATGCGTCCTGGTGTGGCAATCCCCGCTCGCCGGTCGGTCCGAGGTCCAGCACCTCTCCTTAGTGGCTAGCCAAGAAAAGAACCTGCATCTGAGTGGCGCTCGCGAGTCCCAGGAGAACGAAGCCATGGGTGAAACCTGGAGCCCCCAAAACTTGGCCTGGTAGGCCGATCTGGCCGAGAATTGCCGCTCCTTGCTCCAGGCCCAGGTAATAGCGTCGCTGTCGTGCTCGTTCAGGCGGGTGGCCGCCACCGCAGGCCATAGGGACAGGAATTGCTCCAAGGTGGTGTGGTCGATGGCCGGCCCGAGGTCACGCGCCCAAGCATCTGAGGCTATGGCTTCGTAGACGGTTCTAGATTTCTTCACACGCGCCGGGATGCGGTCATACAGACGTGGCGCAAGCTCTTGGATGCGGGATCCCATAAGCCATCGATCCTCCCAAAACAAAGTGTTCTTGCCATCGCCAAGGTGCACGCGCGCTGCCGCCTGGAAGAGAAGTCTTGACTCCTTGGGCACGGGAAGGACAAACTCCGCCCACGGCCTAGAGGTGTCCGTCTTTTGTAACCAGATCCACTTTGTCTGCAAAGCTACGTTCATCCAACGCAAGTCCAGCACGCCAAGACCGCCTGCCCACTTTGGACGGCAGACGACGTCCCAGGCGACTGCACATGCGCCTCCTCCTGCCTCCGCCTTGCCGCTCCACAGAAAACTTCGACAGATTTTGGTCATTGCTGCGAGCGTTTTGGGTGGCTGCCCCAGAGCTAACATTGAATGGATGGGCATCGCTGTGAGAGCTGATTGGATGAGAAGGAGTCTGCTGCTCTTTGGCAGAGTCGCTGCCTTCCAGTGTGGCAGCATCGCGGCGAGCTGGTCCACGAGTCCACAAAATTGCACCGCCGTTTGCTTCCTTATGGTGAGGGGGAGGCGAAGGTATTTGCACGGGAACTCCGCCGTCGAGCAACCAAGCATATCGCGGACGAGTTGCATTTCCTCCTAGGAGCACCGGGTGGGAAGGGCTGCCGTCTTGGCAAGGTTCACATGCAGCCCCGAAGCGTGTCCGAACATGTCGAGGATCGACGAGCACACTGAGAGCTTGAGAAAAACCATGAGATCATCGGCGAACATGGAGAGTCTTTGTTTGAGGCCCGAGCATGCCAGTGGGGCCAGCAAACCTGTATCAGTGGCTCTCACGAACAACCGGTGTAGTGGCTCCATGCATAAGATGAAGAGCATAGGAGAGATCGGCCCCCCTTGTCTGAGCCCGCGGCAGTTAAAGATGGCATCGCCCGGCCTCCCATTGACCATGATTCTGGTGGACGAAGTGGAAAGTATGCCACAGATCCAAGTGATCCATCTCCGCCCAAAACCCATCTGTCTCATCACCTCAAGCAGGAAAGGCCATTGAATTGAGTCGAAGGCCTTGGATATGTCAAGCTTCAACATGACAGAAGGGTCACGCAGCGCGTGGAGGCGCCGGGTTGTGCACTGAACGAGCATGAAGTTGTCATGTAAGGACCTCCCTGCTACGAATGCACTCTGATGATTACCCACGAGGGACGGCAGTTCGCCAGCAAGCCTGACAGCCAGAGCTTTGTCGAAGATCTTGAGCGCCCCGTGCACAAGACCGACCGGCCTAAAATCCATGATTTGAACCGCTGCTGCTTTCTTCGGCAAGAGGATGACGATGGCCTTGTTGTTCGCTGGAAGGCCGCGCATGTCACCTCTATAGAACTGGCCCATCGCCCGCATCATATCATCCTTAATAATGCTCCAGCAAGAGGCATAAAAACATCCCGTGAATCCATCCAGCCCAGGGGATTTGTCCATTGGCATGTTCTTGACGATGCGCTCAATCTCCTCGATTGTGAATGGGGCCTCGAGGTGAGCCAGGTTCTTCCATGGAAGATCGAGGGCGTCAAGCTGGAGTGAGTAGTCACGCTCGGGAGCGGTTCCGAGCAGCGCTGAGTAGAACTCGTCTACCGCGTTTGCGGTCTCCTCCGAATTCGTGAACGTCTGCCCGTTGTGTTGCAAGGAGAGGATGGCATTCTTACATTGGCGATGACAGGCCTGACGATGGAAGTATGCGGTGTTGGCCTCGCCATCTCCGAGCTGCAGCAACCTCGATCTTTGCCTTGCTATTGTCCTCTGCAACGACGCCAGCCCGAGTAGCTTCCGCTTGAGCAGTCTGCGCAAGGCGTGCTCGTCCAGGGAGAGAGCCCTGGAGTCCATGGCCTCATCAAGCCGAGCAATGACCTCTAGGGCAATGAGGTTCTGCATCCTGACATTTCCAATCCACCGATCGCTCCAACGTTGCAGTGCTTTGGCCGTGGCTCGCAATTTGTTATCCAAGGTCAGGAAGGCATTATCGTGCAGGGGGACCGACTGCCAAGCCGTCTCCACCGTCTCGTGGAACCCATCGGCCTTGGGCCAGAACGCCTCAAAGCGGAATCGCCTCCCCATCATGATATCGGTGTTGAGGTCAAGCAGGAGGGGGCAATGATCAGAGACTGCAGATCCCAGGGCGGTCAGGAGGCAAGTCGGGTAGAGATCTTCCAGCAGCTCATGGCAAAAATGTGATCAATCTTTTCTAAGGTCGGCCTGAGCCTCTCATTCGACCAAGTGAATTTTCTCCCGTTCAGATACAGCTCTCGCAGCTCTAACCTGTTAAGCTTGGCACGGAAGCGGGCCATCATGCGGTGGTTCACGGCGCTGTTGTTCTTGTCCTCCGGGTCTACCAAGAGATTGAAATCTCCAGCAACTATCCATGGGCCTGCATGAAGATCCCGGATATCAACCAGCTCTTGTAGGAAAGCGATCTTATCCTCGTTGCTTTGAGGCCCATATACTCCCGTAAGCCACCATTGGCCTCCACTTGCCGGCCGGACCAGCCCCGTGAGCGTGTTCGTAGTGCGGTGAGGATTCGAAACTGATGCCATGGTGGCATCCCAAGCAAGCAAAATTCCCCCACAGGTTCCCACAGCAGGAAGGTACTCGAAATTCTCAAATCTATTACCCAGACAATGTTTCACGATTTCCGGTGATACAACTTGGAGTTTAGTCTCCTCGAAGCAAACCACCGCAGGGTTTGCCCCAGTCACAGCTTGATAAATGGCACTCCGTCTCGCCGGGGAGTTGAGTCCCCGGACGTTCCACACGATTACTTTGGATGATTGTGTAGCCATATGTTAAGCCCACCATCAGCCAGCGGCGAAGCAGAGCCTACCTAGCTCGCGACTGCCTCCTCCTGCCCCAGCAGGATGGACGCATCCCAGCCAAACAGAGCAAGGATCGCGGCGATCTGATCATGGGTCAGCGGCGTCTTGAAGAGTTCCCCGTACATTAGCAAGTCTTCGTCAGAGATCTCCTCGCCTTCATTGGCCATGCATAGCCGCCTGATGAGCAAGCGCTGCTGCTTCGACGCAGCCGATCCCGCGCCCACGCCCCGGGCTAGGCGAACACTCCTCCTCGGGTTAACAGCTGGAGACCGCTTCCTCCTTGGCTTTCGGTTGGGCGGCACACGATCCCCAGGACGGGATAGCAGCGGCGAGAGCACACGCCGTACCTCCGAACAGAAGTCTACCGCGGGCGTGCATGGCGGCGTGGATGTGTGTACTGTATGCTTGTACGTTTATTGGTGCAAGACATTGTTTGTGTAGACAAAGGGGTATTGCTCCATTTATACATGTGCCAGTGTATAATATtattttcatttgtatcaatatatATACTATTCATGTAGGTATAAGCTTGAGTAGTTTGGCTTGACGTGTATGTATCTCAGATTCAAGAGCCTATATGGAGCTAGAGAAAGCATTCAAATTATCCCAATATTATATAAATTTGGTTTTTTTGGTACAAATATAATGACCATATGCTTTATATGAGTTGTGCTAAAGAATAGTAACCGATGGAGTGGGGCATTTTGGTGACCGGGCACCATGGAGCCcggaatttttgaaaaaaaatcaaaattcaaactttcaatttaaaaataattaaaaaatgcaAGTATACAAGGATGAAATGTATATGTGCGTAAATACTTTGAAATGTGGTGTGTAAAAAAATAAATTCATGGACTTTGCGGATGAATAGTATCACTAGATGACTCGTTGCTTCAATTGGTGCAGAGACCAACTCCAGCTCAGAAGCTAAGTGACCAACTCCACAACTGTCTGCAAATGATTATGTTCGTATGGCGTTTTTATTTCCTTTACAATAATCATTGCTCATAGCCCTCTTTGGAGATTTGTTTTGATGGCATGAGACTCTACTCATGATGGGTTTTTCCCCAGCTGTCTACAAAAGCGCAAAGACCAATTACAACCAGAAATTAAGCAAGCTATAGGCGACACATTACTTTTGATGTATCTGTGCTAATGTCCAACTATACTTCTTTGGCCAATTTTTTTAAAAGGGGAAACTATTTGGGAGTGTTGAATTACTTATATGTTAtttatatttttattattatttcatgctattatattatcacttttaCATACTATTTatagtattttatattatttttctagactaacctattaatctagtgcctagtgccagttgccgttttctgcatgtttttggtttcataGGAAATCATTATCTAGGAGTCAAAATATCTTGCCGAGTTAATACAATTTTTTTTGGCAACGAAGGAGCCACGAAGCTTCGGGGGAGATCGAGAGGAGCTATAGGGGTCCCACACGGCCACTCGGCGtgaccagggggtagggcgcacccctagGCTGTGTGGCGCCCACCTGCACTGCCTTACCTTGGTTCCACCAccataaattcctataaataccaaaacccttCGGGATATTTTCATACAATTTTTTCTGCCGCCACAAGTTCTTGTTTCGCGAAGATCCAATTTGGAGGCATGTTCCGGAGttttgccagagggggaatccattgTCGGAGGCTTATTTATAAACCTTGCTGCCCccatgaccatgtgtgagtagtCCATTAGGACCTTAGGGTCTCTGTAGtagctatctctctctctctctctctctctctctctctctctctctctctctctctctctctctctctctctctctctctctcatctttaGTACCATGGTCCCGTGAGCTGTCTCACATGATCGGGATCAATTCAATGTAATCGATGGTAtgtttgttgggatatcattaatTATCACTTTATGACCAGATTGTTCATTGAAATTAGTTGACTCTTTTGAGATTTTCTTGTTGTATAATGAAATAGTTTTGCATGCTCTTCGATTTATCTATCTTCTCTTGCCAAGTTCGATGGGTTTTTCTTCAAAATGAGTGGTGCTTTGTCGTTTGTTCAACTTGCGGTGCTCTAACCCAGTGGGTGGATTATCAGTAGTAAATGCAGTTGGATTAACGGGCTACTTAtcacagacgtaatgcctatatgagTTTCTGACATGAATGATCATATTCCAGGAAATTGAGATTTTCCAGCCGATAAATTGTGTTATATTGACCTTGTCTGCATAAACTTAACCGCGTTATTGACCTTGCGTGATCTATTCAAAGTCAGCACAAAGGCCATGGGTGTACCTCGGGTTTGATCTCCGGTGGGATGAGGGTGCAACCACTCTTCTAATCATCCAACCACATGTGCTGATTATTTGATCAACTGCGGTACATTGATATATACtcactccgtccggaaatacttatcatcaaaatgaataaaaggcgATGTATCTAGAcgttctagatacatctccttctatccattttgatgacaagtattttcggaacggagggagtacattttgtCACCTTATTCGCGAATGAGTCGGTGGTGTTGATTTGAACATTGGAGCCTTGGAGAAATATCCAAACTGTATATACGCCGAAGATACACAGTAGAACAGTACTGTCAGACCAAGCGCACCTTCGCGAAACACCATGACGACGCCAGTTGAAAAATGATGGCAGGAACGAAACGGTTGAGCAGATCCAAGCTGCAGCGCCATACAGCTCCCCTCCTCACCTAAACACAGAAAATTGTAGCTACCTCGACCACACAACACAAAGCGCTTCCCTTTTTGGATTGACGGCGCACACACAAACATTCTCAATCTGGCCAACAACCAACCTAATGTCCTAATCACACCATTACTCGGGGCTACAAATTGCCAGGCATTGACCCATGTTCATACATCGCAGCAGAGCAGAAGCAACATCTTGCAATCACAACACCGCACACGAGAGAATACTATCTCTCACTAGTGCAACCGCTAGCTCTAGCCATGGCTTCCAGGGCGAGCATGTTGGCCATGATCATGGCGTGCGCGCTCCTCCTCGCCGGAAGCACGTGCGACGCTGCCCGCAACCTGGCCGACACGACCCCCGCGGCTGCCGCTCCGGCTGCTAGCGTCGTACCTGGCCTGCCGGCCGAGCCCACGGACACGGTCACCCTGATGCCACCAATGCCGTCGGTCACCCTGCCCACCGTGCCACAGGTGACGCTGCCGCCCATGCCGGCCATCGTCGTGCCCAAGGCGGTCCTGCCACCCATGCCCAAGGTGACCCTACCCACCGTGCCGTAGGTCACCATGGCGCCGATGCCCGCCATTGTCGTGCCCAAGGTgacgctgccgccgctgccgttcGTCCCGAATGTGAACGTACCTATGCCGTTCGCGGCACCGCCCCCGTCAAAGTAGGCGTGCCCACGCCGCAGTGCTCCCGCCCTGTCCA
This window of the Triticum aestivum cultivar Chinese Spring chromosome 5D, IWGSC CS RefSeq v2.1, whole genome shotgun sequence genome carries:
- the LOC123123073 gene encoding protein app1-like, which gives rise to MASTSTSFVAMALVTAVMLSTCHAARLLADVPALPTPMLPPVPVVPTVPAVPGGVVPTVPTVPNVPTVPTVPGIPTVPTVPTVPGVPTVPTVPGVPTVPVPGAVVPTIPAVPTVPGVPTVPVPGAVVPTVPTAPSVPTVPTVPGVPTLPMPSVPGVPNVPLPPMPSVPDLPKVPLPPMPSVPGVPKVPLPPVPSVPGVPAVP
- the LOC123125647 gene encoding RNA-binding protein 12-like, which gives rise to MASRASMLAMIMACALLLAGSTCDAARNLADTTPAAAAPAASVVPGLPAEPTDTVTLMPPMPSVTLPTVPQVTLPPMPAIVVPKAVLPPMPKVTLPTVP